A DNA window from Mycobacterium sp. IDR2000157661 contains the following coding sequences:
- the mshD gene encoding mycothiol synthase gives MTEIAWRRALSDEEQRRVRELIAAAASVDGVAPVGDQVLRELAGDRSRHLLAVDGDDDDIVGYLNLAAADAPVMAELVVHPRARRRGVGSAMARTALAEGGDGARIWAHGNLEPARATAAALDLTVVRELLQMRRPLTDLPAVAISDGIHIRTYSGPEDDAELLRVNNAAFAWHPEQGGWTAAEIAERRGEPWFDPEGLFLAFDERTDALLGFHWTKVHGADLGEVYVVGVDPAAQGRRLGGVLTLTGLHHLAKRLSDSSQPTVMLYVEADNSAAVKTYEDLGFERFAVDAAYASRSPSNQ, from the coding sequence GTGACCGAAATCGCTTGGCGGCGAGCCCTTTCCGATGAAGAACAGCGTCGGGTCCGCGAGCTGATCGCAGCCGCGGCGTCGGTCGACGGCGTGGCCCCGGTGGGCGATCAGGTGCTGCGCGAACTCGCCGGCGACCGTAGCCGGCACCTGCTGGCCGTCGACGGTGACGACGACGACATCGTCGGCTACCTCAACCTCGCCGCGGCCGACGCGCCCGTGATGGCCGAACTGGTAGTGCACCCACGGGCGAGGCGCCGGGGGGTCGGATCGGCGATGGCACGCACCGCGCTGGCCGAAGGCGGCGACGGCGCGCGGATCTGGGCACACGGCAACCTCGAACCGGCGCGCGCCACTGCAGCGGCACTGGACCTGACGGTGGTGCGCGAACTGCTGCAGATGCGCCGTCCGCTGACCGACCTGCCCGCCGTCGCCATCTCCGACGGCATCCACATCAGGACCTACTCGGGGCCCGAGGACGACGCCGAACTGCTGCGCGTCAACAACGCCGCCTTCGCATGGCACCCCGAGCAGGGTGGGTGGACGGCCGCTGAGATCGCCGAGCGCCGCGGCGAGCCGTGGTTCGACCCCGAAGGGCTGTTCCTCGCGTTCGACGAGCGGACCGACGCGCTGCTCGGCTTCCACTGGACGAAAGTCCACGGCGCTGACCTCGGCGAGGTGTACGTCGTGGGTGTCGACCCGGCGGCGCAGGGTCGCAGGCTCGGCGGAGTCCTCACGCTGACCGGGCTGCACCACCTGGCGAAACGACTGTCGGACAGCTCACAGCCGACGGTGATGCTTTACGTCGAAGCAGATAACTCGGCGGCCGTGAAGACCTACGAAGATCTCGGTTTCGAGAGGTTCGCCGTCGACGCCGCGTACGCCTCGCGTTCACCCTCCAACCAGTGA